From a region of the Vidua macroura isolate BioBank_ID:100142 chromosome 25, ASM2450914v1, whole genome shotgun sequence genome:
- the TMEM35B gene encoding transmembrane protein 35B, whose translation MAAAFTALRVLLGLFFFLSGVLKVSDWLSADLHRHMASEFVRFAKVFPLKELGFVPEPGRYLAAVGWVEVTAGLLLAFGPQLLQEISNFILSVIMIGAIYTLLALQEPLAMCAPATLSLGLLLLLNIRGYPAAPRAKFE comes from the exons ATGGCGGCGGCCTTCACCGCCCTCCGTGTCCTGCTTGggctcttcttcttcctctcgGGCGTCCTCAAGGTCTCGGACTGGCTCTCCGCCGACCTGCACCGGCACATG GCATCAGAGTTCGTGCGGTTCGCCAAGGTGTTTCccctgaaggagctggggtttgtGCCAGAGCCGGGCAGGTACCTGGCGGCTGTGGGCTGGGTGGAGGTGACGGCCGGGCTGTTGCTGGCATTTGggccccagctgctgcaggagatcaGCAACTTCATCCTCAGCGTCATCATGATCG GTGCCATCTACACTCTGCTGGCGCTGCAGGAGCCGCTGGCCATGTGTGCCCCGGCCACCCTCTCCCTCggcctcctcctgctgctcaaCATCCGTGGGTACCCAGCTGCCCCTCGGGCCAAGTTCGAGTGA